In Zingiber officinale cultivar Zhangliang chromosome 9B, Zo_v1.1, whole genome shotgun sequence, the genomic window AGCCTTCTTTCTCCCATCTTTTGTCCATAGACTATGTTTAATCTGCTATTCCTTCATGAATATATGCTTTCAAATGACTTAACTTGTTGAACTTTGTTGTTTCTTTTGTATTTTAGAGTAAGTTTTTCCAGAAGGCCTTTCAACAGTAAATGAATTTTGTGATCAGTTCATGAGTATATAAGCCTCTTTAGATGTACTTTTGCATCTatctatatgtatatatataatggtaggaacaaataaaaaaaaaactcgagTAGGATTTCATTGTGTAGAAAATTATGCTAAGTTAATTTACAGGTTTCATTTTATCAAAGGAATGATAATTTGTGGTATTTTCTATCCTGTTTTTATTTCAGATTTCAGGGGAAACAGTAGGTGAGGTAAAGGTAGTTTCTAATATGCATGAGAGAAAAGCTGTGATGGCTGGACAAGCTGATGCATTCATTGCACTTCCTGGTAAGTGTTAAATAATTTCTCTTGTCATGTTTGCTTTTCTAAGATCTACCTAGTTCCCGAAAATAATTCGCAATGTTATTGTAGGAGGATATGGAACAATGGAAGAGGTGATGGAGATGATAACATGGTCACAACTTGGAATTCATAATAAACCAGTGAGTTTGCATCTTTTTCACAAAACTTCTGGAAAATGTCTGTTCATGTAAACATTTCATCCTTTTTTGACACAGGTTGGTTTGTTAAATGTTGATGGCTACTACAATTCCTTGCTCGAACTATTTGACAATGGTGTGAGAGAAGGTTTTATTAAGCCGGCTTCTAGGCACATCGTTATTTCTTCTCCGAATGCAACTGAATTGCTTGCGAAAATGGAGGTTAGTTGTCTACTTGTCTCTATAATCTCAACCTTATTTTGTGGATGCGACTATAGTCACATTTTCCATCTGGTATTGAACAAAAATCATTATCTATTGGATATATGCTTGGTCGAGATTTAAACTCTTCACTGAAAATCTAACAGATGTTGTGAAGTGATACTTGAATGCAAAAGTTGACATCTatcaaaattaaacattgaagaaAATATGGAGCACAAGCTTAGATGCTTTCCCCTACTAAGAAAAAgttaatttattttctaaaattttgattGCGAAACATGAACTTGTCCATTGTTTCGAGTTGCAGCTATACACTCCCTTGCACCAAGAGGTTGTTCCGAGGCAGAGCTGGGAGGTTGTGAATTTATGACTATATCTAGGGATCAAATTCGTTTGTTGTTGTTTTCAATAAGTTTCAGTATCACATATTATTCTTTCCTTCAGTCTGTTTCTGGGGAACCTCATGGCTCTAAAAGTTTTTCATCAAGAATTGCAATCCCTTGTGACATTCTCAGTAAATGCAATATcagtgtcttattattattgcaagaaatGATCAAAATTTGTTTCTCCATTTGATCTTGTCCTCATGGATAGGGTGTTCTAAATTGGATAAAACTATGATGCTTTTGGAAAAGCAGTCTATAAAGCAACAGTGGATGTGTAAACATGTTTCCCTTCTAACTTTTGATGATCTGAAGAGTTAAAATTGAACAGCTCTACTGGAGCATGTTATTATTAGTTTAGTCTCATTAATTATTGCATGTTATTTTAAGGACGCTTACCAATTAAAATTGCCAACTGCTGGCTGAATTGGTATTCTTCAACAATGAAGCATTACtttttattattgcactatcATAATAAAAACAACTCGTTAagaaaaaaaacaataataataggGCAATATTTGTGAGGTCTTTTGAACATTGTTATTTAGTATGAGCATTTGTCTAATAAAAAAGTATGATATAACTAACAAGATATAATATTTGTGGATATTTAAAAAGACGGATTAAGAAATAGTTATCTTAATCACAGTGAGCTCAGTGGGGTCGAATATTTGGATCAGGCCTATAAGCAGCATTAGATAATCACTATCTGCATACATCATCATTGAACGAATCTGTAATGTCCAATGGGTGTGTATGTTTTGAAATATTCATTCCTTGGATATACCGAACTATCATATCACcttcacaagtatggaaaatacACTTGCTAGATTTAAATACAGAATGGTTTCTGCATGTCCGTGAGATGAAAAAAAAAGTGTGTTTACTATTTAATATTCTCTTCAGGGAGGTATGGACGATTGGAAGAAGTTGCAGGCCTTGTGGAGTTCTTGGCCCTTAGTCCTACATCGAGTTACATTACTGGGCAGGTAATAATATGGAGAGGTTCATAAGATCAGGATAGTGATCTTCTAACCCCGATTACCTTTCATCTTTAAAATTGTACTGATTAAGTACTTACTGTAAGTCGTAGAtaagtactgattaattaaattagtcacaTGGCTATAGGGGAAATTTTCTTGTATTTAATTTTTCAACTTTTATTTTGTTCTCCATTCATCAAATTATCAATAATATGACATTGATTACATattcatttaaataattttatgcaactgaatttcataaaatttatattacaaGAATAATCAGTTTATCAATGTGATAACAACCAAGATCATGGTATAAAAATGTTATCAATATTATATAGAGTCTAACAAGTAATGGTATATGAAATCTAACACTTGTTACATCAATCTATCTGATTAACCCTTTTTTGAATCCAAATTCAGCCTTAAATAAAAAAAGATGAAAAATCACCCAGCTCAACGGTAACCGTTGTATCAATTCACTAGCAAGAAAAATTTCTCCCAACAGGACTTCATTACTTACTAAACCATGATTTTATGGAATTTATATAGAAATCGCAAAAAAGAAACACACTGAATCATAGTGAGGAAATGATCAGATTGATCCCTAATCTTATCCCTAGCCGATCATTAAACATTAAATGTGTGGGAATTTACTATAATCTACTCCTacatgaagcaaatgaataaaaactacaagtaaagtttacctaccctgttatgacttcagaagaacatgctgaattttccatgtatgctggcctttaatatagagggctacaagaggattatatcttaggtcaagacactccaaatccatcataaaccaaagggaaaatagtttatacttactagaggattgaatggacccaaaaggaagctctaacttgctgttttgggtgctgaactaaggaggcagctgccttcttgtcgcattccttgctgctgtggttggtagcagaaatcacagaaaatagggggcttagtgcaggatattcaggataccaagatgacatcagaggtagtacaataaatagtatatctcttcatcagaggtagctttgttcttctatgcttccgtcactgatttgttgtgtagtcatatttctttgtttaaccattatcatgcctagtaagttgttgtatgatgttgtcggttcttatcaatctgtacacttgaattaagagcaaattatctatgttatattctaagcagcatatactaagtgtcatatatgaaagttttagattctatgttatattcgttatcttccacagcagcctttaaaaactcagtattctattttatttgatacatgtacacatttgttttagttatttgacatatggtggatttatgtgtttttacagtttacaaatctcaagtactccagagttgaaattgatgaagtgcggttcgagtgggctgaatgcatgctagattacatttgaagtgcggttctaccttgatgtgttaaaagaatgttctaccttgattttgatatctattagctagcttttgatgtaaaaagaatgtttgggtattttatggatactcttgtaagaagattatttatataatttgtgaatatttgtgtattttatggatattgttgaatgaagaatatttgtataatttgtgaatatttgtgtattttttttattattgtcggtttttcattgtttcggaaataaaatttgtgttgttaaaaaatatacatattacatcgattttccaccgttgcaagaccggtgttattaactaatattacatcggtcatttaccgctgccaaaactggtgttattaacatacaatattacatcggttttacaccgttgatgaaatggtgtcgttaagtgatactacaccggttaataaccgattcgaagaccggtgtcgttaagtgatactacaccggttttaacccgatgtctaaaatggcagacttttaacatcggcttcatagacatcggtcgaaaatgaaatagacaccggtggaaaaccgatgtctatgagggtttttgttgtagtgaatggtttgtctcattccatcttggttgtgagcaactgtttataatttataaggaactgataacatgaacttctgtgtgtcttctcacaccatgttatctacaatataaattaaacggacaattacacttagcataaatgtagacatttgaccaatgtgattcttatttcaaaataattgtttacaaaaaaattagtcttttagtatacactctaacattgccCTTCCCATGGCTTGGATGCACCATTTATAAGAAgattgaggaagacgaaggggaatgGACGCCCCTTCGACTCCTTGGCGTTTGCCGCAAAGAGAGACATTTGCAGCAATGATACAAATGAAGGGGAAACTGTGCCCCTTCGTCTCCTGCAACGCCCAACAATTCCAATCTCATTGGGCAATGATCAGAGGTCCAGGACGATTTTGGTATAAGAATAACTTGAAGGATATCATGTATACGTGTATTATATTGCACAATATGATTATTGAGGATGAGAGGGATGCAGTAAGCAATTGGTCGAATGATGAAGAAGATCCTCCGACATAGATATTTCAAGGTCCTACCCAAGAGTTTGAagaatatctttgaagaaactaTGAGCTACGTGATAATCAAGTACATCATCAGCTTCGAGTCGACTTTGTTGAGCATATTTGGATATGCTACGAGCACAATCAGtaagattatttttataaattaaatgtaataaattattatttaatattgtatttcttatttataaatttataatattactTTTTAACAAATTAAGTGATATAAGAGTgattcattaataaataactgaGATTTTTTTAAAGATACGTAAATTATTGAGTGTGAGACTCATACAAAAATTATagggaagtttttttttttatagtggagagaAGAGTAAGatcttttattttttgatgtgataatAATGTGACATCTTGAAAATAGAAAAACCTTATTTTTGAGGATTTTCATTGAAGATGCCCTAAGTGCACGACATAGTTTGTGATGAATTTCATTAAGAAGGTTTCAGGCAAAAAGATTAGCAATTTCGACCGCAAGAGATTGAATTATAGCATCCCATTCTCCGAGTTAAACCCATTTCGATAGCTCGAAGTTCGACATCTGACACAAATGCGACTCTTGTCTTATGGATGAATCCTTCAATCACATATCTGTCAACACTAATTCTGGTGCCTCCAAGTTCCTCGCTGCCAAATCCCTGACTAAAGACTGCATAAGCTCAATTGCAAATTCAGAAGTTGTACAAAACCATCGCTGAGTTCCAATGATTTCCAGCAAAGTTAACGAATCCAAGACCCTCTACTGTCTATAATAATCTTGTGGAACAAGAACATCCCACACATAAAATTGCTTGCGGCTTGACTTGGCAAACTAGGCACTCTTGTGACATTAACTCTCTATAAGTTTAAGTTCGCCAAAAGTTCTTCGTGGAAAGCTTTCCAAAGGATCGTATGAACCTATTTGAAAACATAACCTctctaaattttaattattttgtatTAGTTAAAGATGATatatactattattattattttgtgttttgctttttttttttaattcattggTGTTTGTTGGGATGTTCCcaccttaaaaaaaaatatttttctaaaagtaATTTTCGTAGGAAATAAAATAGCCAAAATCCGACTGGTGATCCGATAATCCAATAAACTTTGTGCCGTGAAGAGAGATCGGAGTCGAATTTCCCCACAAACACACACGAACGAATGTTCCATCCAACTACCCGTTATGCTTGCGTAATGCCACCCGATCCGCCTTCGTATATATGAATAGATATAAAGCGAGAGCTTATTAAGTTAACTTGTTCCCGTTCCTTCGATTCATTATCcatctagagagagagagagagagagagagaggagcgcCGGAGCAACTGCGACGCCACCGACGACCCTTACGCCGACGTGGTGGATAGGAGAGGAGCACCGACTCCCTACAAATTGCTCTCCGCGCGTTGATTGTAATTAAGAACCAAGGAGTCATGGGAGAACCCTAATACAACTCCATTCTCGCATTGTCTGCGATCCACGCCGCTCGATCTCGATCAGATAAGAACTAGGAGAAGGAGGGGAGAGGGGCGGAAGAGAGGATCCGAGCTACTTTTTCAGGGAACGGCGGAGCCATGGGGAATAAGATCGCAAGAACGACCCAGGTGTCCGCGTCGGAGTACTACCTCCACGACCTCCCTTCCAGTTATAATTTGGTGCTTGTGGAGCTCCTCGGACGCGGACGCTTCTTCAAATCCATACTCTGCAAGCATGACGAAGGCCTAGTCCTCGTCAAGGTTTATTTCAAGCGCGGCGAACCCCTCGACCTTAGGGTTACTTTCCCTCACTTTGGCTCCTTGATTTATCGAGCTTGTTGTTTAAGGCGAGCTACCTGATGCGACTGCTTTTGTAGGAGTATGAGAGGAGGTTGGCTCAGATTAGGGATATCTTCCAGTCCGTACAGCATCCCCATGTTTGGCCGTTCCAAGTGAGCATTGTTTTAATTGACCAACATGCTTTTGATGGTTAACAGCTGAATTTCTTGGAACTTATGTGCTAACTTTCTGGTATCTATCTCTGTAGCATAGTATAACGTCAGGCAGTTGAAAGTCTTGATTTTCAGTCACTTTTATTTTGGAACCTGACCTAGAACTCATtcattatttgtttatttattttttgcatttgTCTAACACCTGTATAAGGGGATTAATTCTTATATTGGTGAACAAATGAAGAAATTTTCATTTCTAGTGGAGAAAATAGTTGCTTGTGTAGTTAAGCCATTTAAATGATGGTCTGCATCTCatgcttctttttcttttttttttctttatgttttgttTTTGGTTCTGTTTAAGCATTGTTTCTAACCTCTCGTGGTTGGCATATAGTTCTGGCTGGAAACCGATAAGGCTGCCTATCTTTTGAGGCAATACTTCTTCAGCAACCTTCATGATCGGCTGAGCACCAGACCATTCCTCAGCCTTATTGAGAAAAAATGGTTGGCATTTCAGGTATTTCTTTCATTACTATGAAATGATTAATCATCTTTTGGCAATACAATTGTTTTGAAATAATGTTTCTCCTCCCACTTGAAAATCTGTAGATTTATGAAATTGTATCCACGTGTTTTAATCCATTTTTACCTTCAGTGTGTCCTGTTCCTTTCTAAATATGGGCCTGAACTTAGCTGATTTGCACGTGCAGTTACTTTGTGCAGTGGAGCAGAGCCACAATAAAGGAGTTTGCCATGGTGAGAACAATTTTCTTTGCAGGAAGGAAATGTTTTGCTCTTAAAACCCTATGTTGAAGATATTCACAATTGGGGTGTTTTGCTAACTCTAGGTGATATCAAGTGTGAGAATGTCCTAGTTACCTCTTGGAATTGGTTATATCTTGCTGACTTTGCATCTTTCAAGCCAACATATATACCAGATGACGATCCTTCTGATTTTTCATTCTTCTTTGACACTGGTGGGAGAAGACGATGTTATCTTGCACCTGAGGTGAGTTTGTGCTATGTTGTTCTCTTAGCATCTTCAACCTTTGTCTTCAAATTTGCATCAAATAGTATTAGAAGACTTGGATTTAAATTTAGAAAAGGAGCGATGCAATGGAGgttttaatttaagaaaaaaaaagtgagTAGTACTATTTTGATTATTGTTTTAAATGCTCAATTCACACCATCAAAGAAAAATGAGCACTTAATTACTTTCAATAGTAGCAGTAATTATATTCAGTTATAATTGTCTTTTACAGGATAGGTAGATAAAACTATGAATAAAATTGTAGCCGCACCCTATAAATGCTTAATTAATCAACCTCGCCTATGACTCTAGATATGGTTTTTGGGAATTGATAGTTGAAATTGAATGTTCCTATTAGTAACAAAACTAGAAAGCTGATACTAAGATGTTAAAGACAATAGAAGTAGAGCTTATTAAATAGGATGAAGGAAGAAAAGTGTCTGGGAAAAACATCGATAATGCTTTAAACTTTGGATTTTGATGAAAAATAAGGTTGGAAAGTGATAAATAATCTCAAATCTTGAATAGtcaagaagaaaatccaagtaaTAACCAGTAATGACACCATAA contains:
- the LOC122022875 gene encoding cytokinin riboside 5'-monophosphate phosphoribohydrolase LOG8-like, which encodes MYFCIYLYISGETVGEVKVVSNMHERKAVMAGQADAFIALPGGYGTMEEVMEMITWSQLGIHNKPVGLLNVDGYYNSLLELFDNGVREGFIKPASRHIVISSPNATELLAKMELYTPLHQEVVPRQSWEVVNL